A single window of Poecilia reticulata strain Guanapo linkage group LG10, Guppy_female_1.0+MT, whole genome shotgun sequence DNA harbors:
- the tsc22d3 gene encoding TSC22 domain family protein 3 isoform X3, producing the protein MSTEMFAKTPMEVAVYQLHNFSISFFSSLLGGDVVSVKLDNSASGASVVAIDNKIEQAMDLVKNHLMYAVREEVEILKEQIKELAEKNNQLERENYLLKNLASPEQLEKFQSRIPTDVLLDNQNVQVTPAPQHQQQSCSHSTGSAV; encoded by the exons ATGAGCACGGAGATGTTCGCCAAGACTCCGATGGAGGTGGCAGTCTACCAGCTTCACAACTTCTCCATCTCTTTCTTCTCCTCGCTGCTCGGAGGAGACGTCGTTTCGGTCAAACTTGACAACAG TGCCTCTGGTGCTAGCGTGGTGGCCATTGACAACAAGATCGAGCAGGCCATG GATCTTGTCAAGAACCACTTGATGTACGCGGTGCGTGAGGAGGTGGAAATCCTCAAGGAGCAGATAAAGGAGCTAGCAGAGAAGAACAACCAGCTTGAGAGGGAGAACTACCTGCTTAAGAACCTGGCCAGTCCGGAGCAGCTGGAGAAGTTCCAGTCCCGCATCCCGACAGATGTGCTCTTGGATAATCAGaacgtccaggtgaccccagcgccacagcaccagcagcagagcTGTAGCCACAGCACTGGCTCTGCTGTATAA